The following are from one region of the Microtus pennsylvanicus isolate mMicPen1 chromosome 15, mMicPen1.hap1, whole genome shotgun sequence genome:
- the C15H8orf58 gene encoding uncharacterized protein C8orf58 homolog isoform X1: MLSRRRVFAVERLGSRDGALEDLAQGCVVPGVTCTYRRIPDKTHGCSLDFKEGQMPLLKLASQDSGMEMVVGDSPLATLSGLSQDSLNLEPVGSSELPSAQLDRLLARQKLEQVLERSREFPSLSRRRGSLQLMSKPVGGVPIFAGELESTEADTELEAGLEEAKVVGDMESGALTCLPGQGLRYLEHLCLVLEQMARLQQLYLQLQTQRPSRDPEEEELALSSSHIPDNRVQGHREQLSQTRDPGAEASALPEMGVLIANPPRLPEALLESTHILPSSQGHKQDLSHWDKVKVLLNRIRWRSPRLPEPPAPPDSSGPRMEFRNLSERTQYHSHRKAFIPTLVIKKPRAKNLSV; encoded by the exons ATGCTGAGCCGGCGCCGCGTCTTTGCGGTGGAGCGACTTGGTAGCCGGG ACGGGGCCTTGGAGGACCTAGCACAAGGCTGTGTGGTGCCAGGAGTTACCTGCACCTACAGACGGATACCAGATAAAACTCATGGATGTTCATTGGACTTCAAGGAAGGACAGATGCCACTTCTGAAACTGGCTTCCCAGGACTCAGGCATGGAGATGGTGGTTGGGGACAGTCCGTTGGCTACCTTGTCCGGACTTTCTCAAGATTCTCTGAACCTTGAACCTGTGGGAAGCTCTGAGCTGCCTTCTGCCCAGCTAGACCGGCTGCTGGCCCGACAGAAGCTGGAACAGGTGCTGGAGAGGTCTCGAGAGTTTCCCAGCTTGTCCCGTAGGCGCGGTTCCCTGCAGCTGATGAGCAAGCCTGTAGGTGGAGTGCCCATCTTTGCCGGGGAACTTGAATCCACTGAGGCAGACACTGAGCTAGAGGCTGGTCTGGAAGAAGCAAAGGTG GTGGGTGATATGGAGTCTGGAGCATTGACCTGCCTTCCAGGGCAGGGTTTACGTTACCTGGAACATCTGTGCCTTGTGCTGGAGCAGATGGCGAGGCTCCAGCAGCTGTACCTGCAGCTGCAGACCCAGAGGCCCTCTAGG GATCCTGAGGAGGAAGAATTGGCTCTTTCATCTTCACATATTCCAGACAATAGGGTGCAAGGGCACAGAGAGCAGCTTAGCCAGACAAGGGACCCAG GTGCAGAGGCATCTGCACTCCCAGAGATGGGGGTGCTCATTGCCAACCCTCCCAGGCTGCCAGAGGCCTTGCTGGAATCAACTCACATCCTTCCATCCTCCCAGGGACACAAG CAGGACCTCTCCCACTGGGACAAAGTCAAGGTCCTGCTCAATCGGATCCGCTGGAGGAGCCCTCGACTCCCTGAGCCTCCTGCCCCTCCTGATAGTTCTGGACCCAG